The genomic interval GTTGTGATGTGGCTTTGCCCAGGCTTCCGTCGATCCAGGTCGGCCTGAATTGACGCGACACTGAGGTTGAGCCGTGGTGGACAGCCCTCCACAATCACGCCCACTCCTCCCCCGTGGGATTCACCGAAGGTGCTGATCCGGAAGAGGTCGCCGAAGCTGCTGCCCATGGCCATTGATCGATGCGATGAGGCTACGAAGCCATCGGTTCAGATCAACTCCGGATGGGGCAATTTCAGACGGTCTGTCGTGGGTTGTTGCCGAGCCATCTCGAAATCCAAGAAGTCAAATCCCGGACCAACACAACAGCTCACCAGGGTGTACTCACCCAGACTGCGCGCCGCCTGCCAGGCATTGGCTGGAACCACCTGAACAGGGTTTGATGCATTCAGTGGGTCCCGTTGCAGTGCTGTGCCATTCGCCTGGCACTGAAAGAGCTCCAGAGTGGCTCCATCAATGTGCGTCCAGGCTTCGTCGGCACCGATCACGCGATGCCAGCAACTGATGGCACCGGCTGGCAGCAAAAAGAGAATGGCCGTCAATGCCGATCGCTCGGCCCCGTCTTGGCGTTGAACCTGCTCCGGGCTGCGATGCAACTCGCGGTACCAACCTCCCTCCGGATGGGGAATCAACTGCAGCTGTTGGATCAGGGTCTCCACTTGGTTCATTGCAGACCTGCGCGCTGGCGCATGTTCTGGACGTGCTGCCAGATCTGAGCCACCCAGAGGAAGATCCAGCTCATCCCGATCAGCCAAATCGGTTGATCCTTGCGAAAGACGTCGAACAGCAACACCACTCTTGGCTGGTTGGAGCGATTGATGGCTGAGTGCAAGAAGGTGTCATCCCAGAGAAATCCCTCACCTTCCTTCAGGTAATAGTTCTGGCCATCAATCATCAGCTCGCAGGAACTTCGGCCGTCACCAAAATTCTCCACATACAAAGGCAGGTGATACCTCCAAACCCCTTTGAAGGGCCCTTTGTGAGGCCTCAGCACCTTCCCCGGGGGGAACAGGCTCACGGCAGCTGAAACGACGTCGGGGTGGTGCTGCAGAAAGTTCCGCAGAGAAGGGATCAGCGCCTGATTGGCGGGGTAGTTGTAGCCATAGCCCCGCAAGGGGAGCATTCCCCAGACTTTGCGGTCGAATTCATACAGCGTGCGCTGCTGTTGCATGATTTCGTGGTTGGCCGGCAGGCGCCCCGATAGGGCGACCTCCAGAGTTTCCTGACGGATCTGCTTGTAGGACTCCAACAGCTGCCGATGGGCTGGGAAGCCATCGTCCG from Synechococcus sp. UW69 carries:
- a CDS encoding cupin domain-containing protein, with translation MNQVETLIQQLQLIPHPEGGWYRELHRSPEQVQRQDGAERSALTAILFLLPAGAISCWHRVIGADEAWTHIDGATLELFQCQANGTALQRDPLNASNPVQVVPANAWQAARSLGEYTLVSCCVGPGFDFLDFEMARQQPTTDRLKLPHPELI
- a CDS encoding aspartyl/asparaginyl beta-hydroxylase domain-containing protein, producing the protein MSSPTAKRKQRNPIQRVIRWGPWHYRFWREIARWCYEQSLHNPAVVAADDGFPAHRQLLESYKQIRQETLEVALSGRLPANHEIMQQQRTLYEFDRKVWGMLPLRGYGYNYPANQALIPSLRNFLQHHPDVVSAAVSLFPPGKVLRPHKGPFKGVWRYHLPLYVENFGDGRSSCELMIDGQNYYLKEGEGFLWDDTFLHSAINRSNQPRVVLLFDVFRKDQPIWLIGMSWIFLWVAQIWQHVQNMRQRAGLQ